Proteins encoded within one genomic window of Geotalea daltonii FRC-32:
- the adeC gene encoding AdeC/AdeK/OprM family multidrug efflux complex outer membrane factor, producing MNRIKNMLYLSLGALLWLSGCATTMAPEYSQPAAPVTNAWPSGPAYKTEAAKPEQKPLAEIPWQEFFVDPQLQKLIALALDNNRDLRVSILNMERFRAQYQIRRADLFPNVDATAGATYQRIPEDFSATGRATTVHQYDVGLGVSSYEVDLFGRVRSLKDQALEQYLSTEQARRSVQISLVSQVATAYLTLASDLERLKLAKDTLANQQESFKLTKSRFDSGVSSALDLQQAQTSVDAARVDIARFTALTAQDANGLNLVVGASVPAELLPQSLSETLTALKDVAPGLPSDVLLYRPDILQAEFLLKGANANIGAARAAFFPRITLTSNVGFGSDELGGLFKGGAFTWGFTPRISVPIFEGGRNRANLKVAEVDRDIAVAQYEKAIQVAFREVADALAQRGTIDEQVAAQQSLTDATAESFRLSEARYERGVDSYLNVLDSQRSLYAAQQNLISARLIRLNNLVSLYKVLGGGAGK from the coding sequence ATGAATAGAATAAAAAATATGTTGTATCTTTCCTTGGGGGCACTCCTCTGGTTGAGCGGTTGCGCCACGACCATGGCCCCTGAATATAGCCAGCCCGCCGCACCGGTGACCAATGCCTGGCCCAGCGGCCCCGCTTACAAGACGGAAGCCGCCAAACCGGAACAAAAACCGCTGGCTGAAATCCCGTGGCAGGAGTTCTTCGTCGACCCCCAGCTGCAGAAACTGATCGCCCTGGCCTTGGACAACAACCGCGACCTGCGAGTTTCCATTCTCAACATGGAGCGGTTCAGAGCCCAGTACCAGATCAGGCGCGCTGACCTGTTTCCCAATGTGGATGCCACAGCAGGAGCAACCTATCAGCGGATTCCTGAAGATTTCTCGGCCACCGGCCGGGCAACTACCGTTCACCAGTACGACGTGGGGTTGGGAGTCAGCTCCTATGAGGTGGACCTGTTCGGCCGGGTGCGAAGCCTGAAGGACCAGGCTCTGGAACAGTATCTGTCCACAGAACAGGCCCGACGCAGTGTCCAGATCAGTCTCGTATCCCAGGTGGCTACTGCCTATCTTACACTGGCGTCGGACTTGGAGCGCCTCAAACTGGCCAAGGACACCCTGGCTAACCAGCAGGAATCTTTCAAGCTGACCAAAAGCCGTTTCGACTCCGGCGTTTCTTCGGCTCTGGACCTGCAACAGGCTCAGACCAGCGTGGATGCTGCGCGGGTGGACATTGCGCGCTTCACTGCCCTTACAGCCCAGGATGCAAACGGTTTGAACCTGGTGGTAGGGGCATCTGTGCCAGCGGAACTGCTGCCCCAGTCCCTTTCCGAGACGCTGACAGCATTGAAAGATGTGGCCCCGGGCCTCCCTTCTGATGTGCTCCTGTATCGTCCAGACATTCTCCAGGCCGAATTCCTGCTTAAGGGTGCCAATGCCAATATCGGCGCGGCGCGGGCTGCCTTCTTTCCCCGCATTACGCTGACCTCCAACGTCGGCTTCGGCAGCGACGAACTGGGGGGGCTCTTCAAAGGAGGCGCCTTCACTTGGGGCTTTACGCCGAGGATATCGGTGCCGATCTTCGAGGGGGGGCGCAATCGCGCCAACCTGAAGGTGGCGGAAGTTGACCGGGATATCGCTGTGGCCCAGTATGAAAAGGCCATTCAAGTCGCCTTCCGCGAGGTAGCCGACGCTCTGGCCCAACGGGGAACCATTGACGAGCAGGTGGCGGCGCAACAGTCACTTACCGATGCCACTGCCGAAAGTTTCCGCCTTTCCGAGGCCCGTTACGAAAGAGGGGTCGACAGCTACCTCAATGTCCTCGATTCGCAGCGTTCCTTGTATGCAGCCCAACAGAACCTGATTAGCGCCCGTTTGATACGGCTCAACAACCTGGTTAGCCTGTACAAGGTGCTGGGGGGTGGGGCAGGCAAGTAA
- a CDS encoding TetR/AcrR family transcriptional regulator, translating to MEKCDKKETIIQAALELVAEHGFHGAPMAMIAEKAGVGAGTIYRYFDCKDTLIMEIYGIVEERFVTALMEGYPEKGSVRERFLHMGAVLVRHLIAAPLELRFVEQFHNSPYGVAHRREKLFGEREKDIIRELFDEAKQQQIFKDLDLPILFALSFGPLVDVSRDHILKFINLTDQLIEQTVGACWDAVRR from the coding sequence ATGGAAAAATGTGACAAAAAGGAAACGATAATCCAGGCGGCTCTCGAACTTGTTGCGGAACATGGCTTCCATGGTGCCCCCATGGCGATGATCGCCGAGAAGGCTGGGGTTGGAGCAGGGACCATTTACCGTTATTTCGACTGCAAGGACACCCTGATCATGGAGATCTATGGCATTGTCGAAGAGCGATTCGTGACGGCGCTCATGGAGGGGTACCCGGAGAAAGGCTCAGTGCGCGAGCGGTTTCTCCACATGGGCGCGGTGCTGGTCAGGCACCTTATAGCGGCCCCGCTGGAGCTGCGTTTCGTCGAACAGTTTCACAATTCTCCATACGGCGTTGCCCATCGTCGGGAAAAGCTTTTCGGCGAACGGGAAAAGGACATCATAAGGGAACTTTTCGACGAAGCCAAGCAGCAGCAGATCTTCAAGGACCTGGATTTACCCATACTTTTCGCCCTGTCTTTCGGGCCGCTGGTGGACGTGAGCAGGGATCATATCCTGAAGTTCATCAACCTCACCGATCAGCTGATCGAACAAACGGTCGGTGCCTGCTGGGATGCGGTAAGGCGCTGA
- a CDS encoding efflux RND transporter periplasmic adaptor subunit — MQITKRAQLIAVTTIISGCMLLSGCGKKKQAGPVKSGPPEVGVIEVKPQRVALTTELPGRTSPYMIAEVRPQVSGIIQKRIFTEGSDVKAGQVLYQIDPATYQAAYASARAAESRAEANLVPARLREERFRELVKIKAVSQQDYDNAYASLKQAEADLASAKAAVETARINLAYTKVTAPISGRIGRSTVTNGALVTANQPAALATIQQLSSVYVDVTQSNSEMLRLQQSLASGLLKKDNAGQARVKLILEDGTAYPVPGTLKFSEVTVDQSTGSITLRAVFPNPKQTLLPGMFVRAVLEEGINEQAILVPQRGVTRNPAGNAMVLVVGAEDKVEPRVINVARTVGDSWLVSDGLKTGDRIILEGIQKARPGTQVKAVPFNSNPEPAPTGAGQPAATAKK, encoded by the coding sequence ATGCAGATCACGAAGAGAGCACAATTAATCGCCGTCACCACCATTATCAGTGGTTGCATGCTGCTTTCCGGTTGCGGAAAGAAGAAGCAGGCAGGTCCGGTAAAATCCGGACCCCCCGAGGTAGGTGTCATCGAGGTGAAGCCGCAGCGGGTTGCCTTGACTACCGAACTGCCTGGCCGCACGTCGCCTTATATGATCGCCGAAGTCAGGCCGCAGGTGAGTGGCATCATCCAGAAGCGTATTTTTACTGAGGGCAGCGATGTGAAGGCCGGGCAAGTGCTCTACCAGATTGATCCGGCCACCTATCAGGCTGCCTATGCCAGCGCCAGAGCGGCAGAATCCCGCGCTGAAGCCAACCTGGTCCCGGCCCGACTCCGCGAGGAACGTTTCCGTGAACTGGTTAAAATAAAGGCCGTGAGCCAGCAGGATTACGATAATGCCTATGCCTCACTGAAACAGGCCGAGGCCGATCTGGCTTCAGCCAAGGCGGCGGTCGAAACGGCCCGCATCAATCTGGCATACACCAAAGTGACTGCACCGATCAGCGGCCGTATCGGCCGCTCGACCGTGACCAACGGCGCCCTGGTTACCGCCAACCAGCCGGCTGCCCTGGCCACCATCCAGCAGCTCAGTTCCGTATATGTGGATGTGACCCAGTCCAACTCGGAGATGTTGCGACTGCAACAGAGCCTGGCCAGTGGTCTGCTGAAAAAGGACAATGCGGGTCAGGCGCGCGTCAAGCTGATATTGGAGGACGGGACTGCCTATCCCGTGCCCGGCACGCTCAAGTTTTCGGAAGTAACCGTGGACCAGAGTACCGGTTCCATCACTCTGCGGGCAGTGTTCCCCAATCCGAAACAGACATTGCTGCCGGGCATGTTCGTCAGAGCCGTCCTGGAAGAAGGGATAAATGAACAGGCAATTCTGGTGCCCCAGCGTGGCGTGACCCGCAATCCGGCCGGCAATGCCATGGTCTTGGTGGTCGGGGCTGAGGATAAAGTGGAGCCCAGGGTAATCAATGTCGCCCGGACCGTCGGCGACAGCTGGCTGGTGAGCGACGGCTTGAAAACCGGGGACCGGATCATCCTGGAGGGAATCCAGAAGGCCCGGCCCGGTACCCAGGTCAAGGCCGTGCCCTTTAACAGCAACCCGGAACCAGCGCCCACCGGCGCAGGACAACCTGCCGCAACAGCTAAAAAATAA
- a CDS encoding efflux RND transporter permease subunit, which yields MPRFFINRPIFAWVIAIMTMLAGLLAIKTLPVSQYPPIAPPQITINAMYPGASAQTVQDTVTQVIEQKLNGIDNLIYMSSTSDSAGAVAINLTFKAGTDPNIAQVQVQNKLQLATPLLPQIVQRQGIQVVKSTRNFLMVVGLVSEDGSMGRHALTDYMVANIQDIISRTEGVGEVTVFGSQNAMRIWLNPVKLNNFHLTTSDVIAAVQAQNAQVSAGQFGGNPAPQGQQLNATITARTLMQTPEQFDAIVLRTNPDGSTVKLKDVAECKIGTENYDIEARYKGKPIGGMALRLAAGANALDTADRVKAKMAELEKFVPQGVKVVYPYDTTPFVKISIEEVIQTLMEAVFLVFVIMFLFLQNIRATLIPTIAVPVVLLGTMGVLSAAGFSINTLTMFALVIVIGLLVDDAIVVVENVERIMSEEGLSPHDATIKSMGQITSALWGIATVLTAVFLPMAFFGGSTGVIYRQFSITIISAMILSVLTAMILTPALCSTLLKPVAKGHEACESGWFCGFFRLFNKVFDWSRGKYEGIVGRSFGKPVRYLVVYGAIVAAMVFFFLRLPTAFLPDEDQGFIICQVQLPAGATQERTLKVIEQMEQHFLEKEKKSVESIITVAGFSFAGRGQNMGLAFVRLKDWKLRPTPDLKAPAVAGRAMAAFSQYKDGLAFAFSPPAVVELGQANGFDFQLQDRGGLGHDKLMEARNQLLGMAMKNPKLIAVRPNGQDDSPQFKLDIDDVRAGALGVSLADVNSVLSTAWGSSYVNDFIENGRVKKVYLQSDPKYRMLPEDINNWYVSNKTGEMVPFSAFATAHWQYGSPRLERYNGIPSVEIMGQAAPGVSTGEAMAEMEKMAAQLPPGIGYEWTGLSYEEIQSGKQAPALYAISLLVVFLSVAALYESWTIPFVNLLMLPLGLVGAVMAITLRMLPNDVYLQIGLLTTVGLSTKNAILIIQFIKDQMHQGHELVEATLAAVKIRLRPVIMTSLAFFFGTLPLALTKGAGAAAQNAIGTAVTGGLLSATFIDLLFIPFFFVLVSRIFARKRVVEPAAGANAQEVH from the coding sequence ATGCCTCGCTTTTTCATAAACAGACCCATATTTGCCTGGGTAATCGCCATCATGACCATGCTGGCCGGTCTGCTGGCCATCAAGACCTTGCCGGTTTCCCAGTATCCGCCGATCGCGCCGCCGCAGATAACCATCAACGCCATGTATCCCGGTGCTTCAGCCCAGACCGTTCAGGATACGGTCACCCAGGTGATCGAGCAGAAGCTGAACGGCATAGACAACCTGATTTACATGTCATCCACCAGCGACTCGGCCGGCGCCGTGGCCATTAACCTGACCTTCAAGGCAGGCACTGACCCGAACATCGCCCAGGTGCAGGTGCAGAACAAGCTGCAGCTGGCCACGCCGCTCCTGCCGCAGATCGTCCAGCGCCAGGGGATTCAGGTGGTCAAGTCCACAAGGAACTTTCTGATGGTGGTCGGACTGGTGTCGGAGGATGGTTCCATGGGCCGCCATGCCCTGACCGACTATATGGTGGCCAATATTCAGGACATCATCAGCCGGACGGAAGGGGTCGGCGAGGTAACGGTCTTCGGCTCCCAAAATGCCATGCGCATCTGGCTGAACCCGGTCAAGCTGAACAATTTTCATCTGACTACAAGCGATGTGATTGCCGCAGTTCAGGCACAGAACGCCCAGGTTTCGGCCGGCCAGTTCGGCGGCAATCCGGCGCCGCAGGGGCAGCAGTTGAACGCTACCATCACGGCGCGGACCCTGATGCAGACGCCGGAACAGTTTGATGCCATAGTTCTTCGCACCAACCCTGACGGCTCGACAGTCAAGCTCAAGGATGTGGCTGAATGTAAAATCGGCACCGAGAATTACGATATCGAGGCACGCTACAAGGGTAAACCCATTGGCGGCATGGCCCTAAGACTTGCGGCCGGCGCCAACGCCCTGGATACGGCCGATCGGGTCAAGGCCAAGATGGCTGAACTGGAAAAATTCGTTCCCCAAGGGGTGAAGGTAGTTTATCCCTATGACACCACCCCCTTTGTCAAGATCTCCATCGAAGAGGTGATCCAAACCTTGATGGAGGCGGTTTTCCTGGTCTTTGTCATCATGTTCCTATTCCTGCAGAACATCCGTGCCACCCTGATCCCGACCATCGCCGTGCCGGTGGTGCTGTTGGGGACCATGGGGGTGCTCTCCGCCGCAGGTTTTTCCATCAACACCCTGACCATGTTCGCCCTGGTCATTGTCATCGGTCTGTTGGTGGATGACGCCATTGTCGTTGTGGAGAACGTGGAACGGATCATGTCCGAGGAGGGATTATCCCCCCATGATGCCACCATCAAGTCCATGGGGCAGATCACAAGCGCCCTGTGGGGCATTGCCACCGTGCTGACGGCAGTCTTTCTGCCCATGGCTTTCTTCGGCGGTTCCACCGGCGTCATCTATCGTCAGTTTTCCATCACCATCATCTCAGCGATGATCCTTTCGGTATTGACGGCGATGATCCTGACCCCCGCCCTCTGCTCCACCCTCCTGAAGCCGGTGGCAAAGGGCCATGAGGCGTGTGAGTCGGGATGGTTCTGCGGTTTCTTCCGCCTGTTCAACAAAGTGTTTGACTGGAGCAGAGGCAAGTATGAAGGGATTGTCGGCCGATCTTTTGGTAAGCCGGTGCGCTATCTGGTGGTGTACGGCGCCATTGTCGCTGCCATGGTGTTCTTTTTCCTGCGGCTTCCCACCGCCTTCCTGCCTGACGAGGACCAGGGATTCATCATCTGCCAGGTCCAGTTGCCTGCCGGCGCCACCCAGGAGCGAACGCTGAAGGTTATCGAGCAGATGGAACAGCATTTTCTTGAAAAGGAGAAAAAGTCCGTAGAATCAATTATTACTGTTGCCGGCTTCAGCTTCGCCGGTCGTGGGCAGAATATGGGCCTTGCCTTTGTAAGGCTCAAGGACTGGAAACTGCGCCCAACTCCTGATTTGAAGGCGCCGGCCGTTGCCGGCCGTGCCATGGCGGCCTTTTCTCAATATAAAGATGGTCTGGCCTTTGCCTTTTCGCCACCGGCGGTGGTGGAACTGGGGCAGGCTAACGGCTTCGACTTTCAGCTGCAGGACCGTGGCGGTCTGGGGCATGACAAACTGATGGAGGCGCGTAACCAGCTTCTGGGGATGGCCATGAAGAACCCCAAGCTGATCGCGGTGCGGCCCAACGGCCAGGATGACTCACCCCAGTTCAAACTGGATATTGACGATGTTCGGGCCGGCGCCCTCGGGGTCTCCCTGGCGGATGTCAACAGCGTTCTGTCCACTGCCTGGGGGAGTTCTTACGTCAATGACTTTATCGAGAACGGCAGGGTAAAGAAGGTCTATCTGCAATCCGATCCCAAGTACCGGATGCTGCCGGAGGATATCAACAATTGGTATGTGAGCAACAAGACCGGCGAGATGGTGCCGTTTTCAGCCTTTGCCACAGCACACTGGCAATATGGTTCTCCCCGCCTGGAGCGCTATAACGGCATTCCGTCGGTGGAGATCATGGGGCAGGCGGCCCCTGGCGTGAGCACTGGCGAGGCGATGGCCGAAATGGAAAAGATGGCTGCCCAGTTGCCTCCCGGTATCGGTTATGAATGGACCGGGCTCTCCTATGAGGAAATACAGTCAGGCAAACAGGCTCCGGCCCTCTATGCCATCTCGCTTCTGGTGGTTTTCCTCAGCGTGGCGGCTCTTTATGAAAGCTGGACCATTCCCTTTGTTAACCTGCTGATGCTGCCGCTGGGCCTGGTGGGGGCGGTTATGGCCATTACCCTTCGCATGTTGCCCAACGATGTCTATCTCCAGATCGGCCTGCTAACTACCGTCGGGCTTTCAACCAAGAACGCCATCCTGATCATACAGTTCATCAAGGATCAGATGCATCAGGGCCATGAGCTGGTCGAGGCTACCCTGGCGGCGGTGAAGATCAGGCTGCGCCCGGTTATCATGACCTCGTTGGCTTTCTTCTTCGGCACGCTGCCCCTGGCACTTACCAAGGGGGCTGGGGCCGCAGCCCAGAATGCCATAGGAACGGCGGTTACGGGAGGATTGCTCTCGGCAACCTTCATCGATCTGCTGTTTATTCCATTTTTCTTTGTGCTGGTCTCGCGCATCTTTGCCCGAAAGCGGGTCGTTGAACCGGCTGCCGGCGCCAATGCCCAGGAGGTGCATTGA